In one window of Tumebacillus algifaecis DNA:
- a CDS encoding FMN-dependent NADH-azoreductase, whose amino-acid sequence MTKTLVINAHPEIDSASSFSLNVLDHFLKVYKQSAPHETIEQINLYSDEVPAIDQMVLSAWDKLAKGEPITVEEQKVTARMTEVLQQFKSARKYVIAMPLHNFNIPSKLKDYMDNVLIARETFKYTENGSVGLLNDGRSLLVIQGSGGIYTNNDWYTEVEYSHKYLKSMFNFLGVKDYQIIRVQGTAIIDRDEILNKAYKEAEEAAAHFSKVAAHNV is encoded by the coding sequence ATGACCAAAACGCTTGTTATCAATGCACACCCGGAAATCGATTCGGCATCTTCTTTCAGCTTGAATGTCCTCGACCATTTTTTGAAGGTTTATAAACAATCAGCCCCCCATGAGACGATCGAACAAATCAATCTGTACAGCGACGAAGTACCTGCAATCGATCAAATGGTATTAAGTGCTTGGGATAAATTGGCGAAGGGTGAACCAATAACCGTAGAAGAGCAAAAAGTGACCGCTCGTATGACTGAAGTATTACAGCAATTCAAAAGCGCCCGCAAGTATGTCATCGCCATGCCTCTGCATAATTTCAACATACCATCGAAGCTCAAAGACTATATGGATAACGTCTTGATCGCCCGCGAGACTTTTAAGTATACAGAGAATGGTTCGGTCGGACTGCTGAACGATGGCAGAAGCTTGCTTGTAATCCAAGGCAGCGGCGGTATTTATACGAACAACGATTGGTATACCGAAGTTGAATACTCGCATAAATACCTCAAATCCATGTTCAATTTCTTGGGCGTGAAAGATTACCAAATCATCCGAGTACAAGGTACTGCAATTATCGATAGAGATGAGATATTAAATAAAGCATACAAAGAAGCGGAAGAAGCCGCTGCGCACTTCTCCAAAGTGGCAGCTCACAACGTGTAA
- a CDS encoding ExeA family protein, producing MFEAFYEMTRTPFSRDMPTHELYASDVLEETLERLAYTAERQWFSVVTGDCGTGKTTTIRRFADVLDSSRFKLLYLSDSKLTPRHFYKGLLEQLGCEAKFYRGDSKRQLHREIELMRGVHRLQPVVVVDEAHLLDKEMFEEVRFLLNFRMDAQSPMALILVGQNELWERLQLQTFTAIRQRIDLQCKLVHYDRSQVGAYISRHLEYAGVSRDLFTDGAIDEIYRYSSGTVRLVNKAATHSLIYGAANKHRIIDDHMIKRVIEGELT from the coding sequence ATGTTTGAAGCGTTTTACGAAATGACGAGAACACCTTTTTCACGCGACATGCCGACTCATGAGTTGTATGCTTCAGATGTTTTGGAAGAAACGCTGGAGAGGTTGGCATATACCGCCGAAAGGCAATGGTTTTCAGTTGTGACAGGTGACTGCGGAACGGGTAAAACAACGACGATCCGCCGGTTTGCAGATGTACTTGACTCATCGAGATTCAAATTGCTCTATTTATCTGATTCGAAGCTAACGCCACGCCATTTTTACAAAGGATTGCTCGAACAATTGGGGTGTGAAGCGAAGTTTTATCGAGGAGACAGTAAGCGACAATTGCATCGGGAAATTGAATTGATGCGAGGAGTTCATCGCTTACAGCCTGTAGTGGTGGTTGACGAGGCGCATTTGTTGGACAAGGAGATGTTCGAAGAAGTGCGATTTTTGCTCAACTTCAGAATGGACGCTCAGAGTCCTATGGCCTTGATCCTGGTCGGGCAAAATGAGTTGTGGGAACGTCTGCAACTGCAGACGTTCACGGCTATTCGCCAAAGAATTGATCTGCAATGCAAACTTGTTCACTACGACCGCTCACAAGTGGGAGCATATATCTCACGTCATTTGGAATATGCCGGCGTTAGCCGGGATCTTTTTACGGACGGTGCGATCGATGAGATTTACCGTTATTCGAGCGGTACAGTTCGCTTGGTGAACAAAGCGGCGACACATAGTCTGATCTACGGTGCAGCGAACAAGCACCGGATCATTGACGACCACATGATAAAACGGGTGATCGAGGGAGAATTGACTTAA
- a CDS encoding cytochrome P450 family protein: MKKLNLWWFLVLIGIGAGAVLYVDDRREAQHKQEYVTHVARAISYVGMAELEAQQILDRWEESTPFEVLNSMLSISSSLHAAEVESDSLGGYLRYHDDLNWGGSSTFISYLFKFYKDVVDRRFRESWQYGHLSNLNGDEAVYWGSIRQDLTVLQRDLHHLASVDSKVFEENDRSKLYQFWIDWTSTLQFREPHERYQQMYSMTP, from the coding sequence TTGAAGAAGTTAAATCTGTGGTGGTTTTTAGTTCTGATTGGTATTGGTGCAGGTGCTGTTCTTTATGTGGATGACAGGCGAGAAGCGCAGCATAAGCAAGAGTATGTTACTCATGTTGCAAGGGCGATATCCTACGTCGGGATGGCGGAATTAGAAGCCCAGCAGATTCTGGACCGTTGGGAAGAGTCTACTCCGTTTGAAGTGCTCAACTCCATGTTATCCATCTCCTCATCTCTCCATGCTGCAGAGGTCGAGTCAGACTCATTGGGAGGATATCTACGGTACCATGACGACTTGAATTGGGGCGGCAGCTCTACCTTTATCTCTTATCTTTTTAAGTTCTACAAAGATGTAGTAGACAGGAGATTTCGCGAATCGTGGCAATATGGTCATCTTTCGAATCTTAACGGCGATGAAGCGGTGTATTGGGGTTCCATACGTCAGGATCTCACGGTTTTGCAAAGGGATCTTCATCACCTAGCTTCCGTAGACAGCAAGGTGTTTGAAGAAAATGATCGGTCGAAACTGTACCAATTCTGGATTGACTGGACTTCTACTCTACAATTTCGAGAACCACATGAACGTTATCAGCAGATGTATAGCATGACCCCTTGA
- a CDS encoding S1C family serine protease produces MGYYDDFDTKPKKNKGNLGTWIAVSLVSALIGSATTVALVPMMINSNVIETKSAFADSNNTNGGSKETINVDVQTGVVEAVNKVKPAVVGVLNLQKSRDFFGRSQDEQTAGTGSGILFDDKGHIITNNHVVEGADTVEVSLQDGKRIKAKVLGADAMTDLAVLEVDPNDVKGLTPAKFGNSESLNIGEPAIAIGNPLGLKFAQSVTVGVISATKREMPIYDEKGSEVFSQNVLQTDAAINPGNSGGALVNIKGELIGINSAKISSTGVEGIGFAIPINEAQPILQQLMEKGEIVRPVMGITPVALSEVPEGYRGKVPVEQGIYVYQVHENAKKAGLAAGDVIVKIDGEATEDPIQLRKILYKKKPGDKVKVEFYHDSELKTVEMTLAKP; encoded by the coding sequence ATGGGATACTATGATGATTTTGATACAAAACCCAAGAAGAACAAAGGCAATTTGGGCACGTGGATCGCAGTTTCCCTCGTGTCTGCACTGATCGGCTCGGCTACCACCGTTGCACTGGTGCCAATGATGATCAATTCGAACGTGATTGAAACCAAGTCCGCATTTGCAGATAGTAACAACACCAACGGCGGATCGAAAGAAACGATAAATGTAGACGTCCAGACCGGAGTGGTCGAGGCGGTAAACAAAGTGAAACCGGCGGTGGTCGGCGTCCTCAACCTGCAGAAGAGCCGCGACTTCTTTGGCCGAAGCCAAGACGAGCAGACGGCAGGCACCGGCTCTGGTATTCTGTTTGACGATAAGGGCCACATCATCACGAACAACCACGTCGTCGAAGGCGCGGACACAGTCGAAGTGTCGCTGCAAGACGGCAAGCGCATCAAAGCGAAAGTGCTCGGAGCAGACGCGATGACCGATTTGGCGGTGCTGGAAGTGGACCCGAACGATGTAAAAGGTTTGACTCCGGCGAAATTCGGCAACTCCGAGTCGCTGAACATCGGTGAGCCAGCCATTGCGATTGGCAACCCGCTCGGGCTGAAATTTGCCCAGTCGGTCACCGTCGGTGTCATCTCGGCCACCAAGCGTGAAATGCCGATCTACGACGAAAAAGGTTCGGAAGTGTTTTCGCAAAACGTCCTGCAGACAGACGCGGCGATCAACCCGGGCAACTCCGGCGGCGCGCTGGTCAACATCAAAGGAGAATTGATCGGAATCAACTCGGCCAAGATCTCTTCGACAGGAGTTGAGGGGATTGGGTTTGCCATCCCGATCAACGAAGCGCAACCGATCTTGCAACAGCTGATGGAAAAAGGCGAAATTGTGCGTCCCGTGATGGGGATCACCCCGGTGGCGCTGTCCGAAGTACCGGAAGGCTACCGTGGCAAAGTGCCGGTCGAACAGGGCATCTATGTCTACCAAGTGCATGAAAACGCGAAAAAGGCAGGGCTCGCAGCGGGTGACGTCATCGTGAAGATCGATGGTGAGGCGACTGAGGACCCGATCCAATTGCGTAAGATTCTGTACAAGAAAAAGCCTGGCGACAAAGTCAAAGTAGAGTTCTACCATGATAGCGAACTGAAAACGGTCGAAATGACGTTGGCCAAACCGTAA
- a CDS encoding helix-turn-helix domain-containing protein: MAIIINIDVMLAKRKMSVTELSERVGITMANLSILKNGKAKAIRLSTLEAICKALECQPGDLLEYKIEEGTDGE; this comes from the coding sequence ATGGCAATAATAATCAATATTGATGTGATGCTGGCGAAAAGGAAAATGAGCGTAACAGAACTTTCGGAGAGGGTTGGAATCACAATGGCTAACCTTTCGATCTTGAAAAATGGAAAGGCAAAAGCAATTAGGCTTTCAACCTTAGAGGCAATTTGCAAAGCATTAGAATGCCAGCCCGGGGATCTTTTAGAGTACAAAATTGAAGAAGGTACTGATGGGGAATAA
- a CDS encoding AIM24 family protein has protein sequence MAFTINNLRDNSNVVIKEQIGRFTVIEYKEDLSTTFEEAQTNYFMSKSNMRNKQLMIELENSEVMLKAGAMQYMVGNIEMTTGIKSVGGFMRNLVSSAVTSTSAIKPLYKGTGTILLETTYKYLWIIDVDNDHIVIEDGMFLACETTLELSVSARKNISSAALGGEGLFNLSAKGKGILALEAPIPTEEVIVVELRNDVLKVDGNFALMWSESLDFTVERAGKTLIGSAASGEGLVNVYRGTGTVWLAPQMKSRPTVNES, from the coding sequence ATGGCGTTTACGATAAACAATCTGAGAGACAACAGCAATGTTGTGATAAAGGAACAAATTGGAAGATTTACGGTAATCGAGTATAAAGAGGATCTGAGCACCACTTTTGAGGAGGCACAAACCAATTATTTCATGAGCAAGAGCAATATGCGCAACAAGCAGCTGATGATCGAATTGGAAAACAGTGAGGTTATGCTGAAAGCAGGGGCCATGCAGTATATGGTTGGCAATATTGAAATGACCACAGGTATAAAAAGTGTGGGAGGCTTTATGCGCAATCTAGTCTCCAGTGCAGTGACTTCGACCAGTGCAATCAAACCTCTCTACAAAGGGACCGGTACGATTCTGCTGGAAACCACCTATAAGTATCTCTGGATCATCGATGTGGACAACGACCATATTGTGATCGAGGACGGCATGTTCTTGGCGTGCGAGACGACGCTGGAACTCTCCGTCTCTGCGCGCAAGAACATCTCCTCTGCCGCACTTGGCGGAGAAGGACTGTTTAATCTAAGCGCCAAAGGTAAAGGCATCCTGGCTCTCGAAGCGCCGATTCCTACCGAAGAAGTTATCGTTGTCGAGTTGCGGAATGATGTGCTGAAGGTCGATGGAAACTTTGCGCTCATGTGGTCGGAGTCCCTGGACTTCACCGTCGAGAGGGCTGGGAAAACCCTAATCGGCTCGGCAGCTTCGGGCGAAGGGTTGGTCAATGTGTATCGCGGAACCGGGACGGTATGGCTGGCACCGCAAATGAAGTCACGCCCTACTGTAAATGAATCATAA
- a CDS encoding endonuclease NucS domain-containing protein — MPIEVGIWNVSNGVKRVNFTPIASEKKLEEILEKDISIISDDLLLVGRQIPTAYGKYIDLLAIDQEGNIVIMELKKQRTPRDVVAQIIDYASWIQSLSYDEIVQIYEDNNGAPLEEAFIAKFNTGLPEEINKSHQMIIVSAELDYETERIIQYLSTNYGVPVNAVFFRYFKEGPEEFISRSWLIDPNVVEEKSSISKQDNKKEKWNQQDFVVNFDDDQYRSWSDAVKYGFVSAGNGKWYSRTLDSLFVGARVFCMIPKSGYVAVGKVTSSSVPLKDAEVEVDGVTMKLIDCDLQASNMKHDLNDLDRCEYVVRIEWTKTVTKEDAFWIAGLRANQNSANKLRHQYTIEKVSEFFGL; from the coding sequence ATGCCGATCGAAGTAGGAATTTGGAATGTCAGTAATGGCGTGAAACGCGTAAATTTCACCCCAATTGCATCAGAAAAGAAGCTCGAAGAGATCTTGGAAAAGGATATCTCGATCATATCGGATGATCTGTTGTTAGTAGGCAGACAAATCCCAACTGCATACGGCAAATACATAGATTTGTTGGCGATTGACCAAGAAGGCAACATTGTCATCATGGAATTAAAAAAGCAGAGAACACCACGTGATGTGGTGGCCCAGATCATTGACTATGCCAGTTGGATTCAATCGTTGTCCTATGACGAGATCGTGCAAATCTACGAAGACAATAACGGAGCACCGTTAGAGGAAGCGTTTATTGCGAAATTCAATACGGGGCTGCCGGAGGAAATCAACAAATCTCACCAAATGATCATTGTTAGCGCGGAACTGGATTATGAGACGGAAAGAATCATTCAATATCTTTCCACGAATTATGGTGTTCCGGTCAACGCTGTATTTTTCCGTTACTTCAAAGAAGGCCCAGAGGAGTTTATCTCGAGAAGTTGGCTGATTGATCCAAACGTCGTGGAAGAAAAGTCTTCGATATCGAAACAGGACAATAAAAAAGAAAAATGGAACCAACAGGATTTTGTGGTGAATTTCGATGATGACCAGTACCGCAGCTGGAGTGATGCTGTGAAATATGGCTTTGTTTCAGCCGGTAACGGGAAGTGGTACAGCAGGACGCTTGATTCATTGTTTGTTGGTGCGCGAGTTTTTTGTATGATTCCCAAAAGCGGTTATGTCGCGGTAGGGAAAGTAACGTCCAGCTCTGTCCCACTGAAGGATGCAGAAGTAGAAGTGGATGGTGTGACGATGAAACTAATCGATTGTGATCTTCAGGCGAGTAATATGAAACACGATCTAAATGATCTCGATCGCTGTGAATACGTTGTGAGAATTGAGTGGACTAAGACAGTAACTAAAGAGGATGCATTCTGGATCGCAGGATTAAGAGCTAATCAAAACAGCGCGAATAAATTACGGCATCAATACACCATTGAAAAAGTCTCGGAGTTTTTCGGTTTGTAA
- a CDS encoding DUF2975 domain-containing protein: protein MKRETLFLKAAVILMGIPVLVLCIFFVPAISNFMAGLYPEAAYLQYLIMIGLYATVIPFYITLYQTYKLLGHIDQNKYFSELSFKALKNIKYCATAISILHVLNMPLFYLMARRVDPPIIMPVGWSMIFAALVIAVFAAVLQKLVKHAIDIKSENDLTV, encoded by the coding sequence ATGAAACGTGAAACACTTTTTTTAAAGGCAGCGGTTATTCTGATGGGTATTCCTGTTCTTGTTTTGTGTATATTTTTTGTACCTGCCATCTCGAATTTTATGGCAGGATTATATCCTGAGGCAGCCTATCTACAATATCTGATTATGATCGGGTTGTATGCAACGGTGATACCGTTTTACATTACTTTGTATCAAACTTATAAACTGTTAGGCCATATTGATCAAAACAAGTATTTCTCGGAATTATCTTTCAAAGCTCTAAAGAATATAAAATACTGTGCCACTGCAATCAGTATTTTGCATGTACTAAACATGCCACTGTTTTACCTCATGGCGAGGCGAGTCGACCCGCCAATTATCATGCCAGTCGGATGGAGCATGATTTTTGCCGCACTTGTGATTGCAGTCTTTGCTGCTGTTCTTCAAAAGCTAGTAAAGCATGCCATCGATATAAAATCAGAAAATGATTTAACGGTCTGA
- a CDS encoding DUF6431 domain-containing protein: MTTIHILEQEKDASERCATAPTVAPESSPKKTIWLLYLIIKLKKSLVFFIRSAEKHICPICEDDLYTIGSRRRVGRKPTGDQITYIIRRLRCKGCERIHHELPDLLVPYKRYETECLESVVSNRQAPDVAADESTLYRWRVWFGKCWQYWVNCLLTIASRSGNPVEALSVPSSSALQRIGHFVGQGVGWLARVVRPIVHSQLWVHTRFAFLSDIP, translated from the coding sequence ATGACCACCATACATATCCTAGAACAGGAAAAGGACGCCTCTGAAAGATGTGCCACTGCGCCAACAGTTGCACCAGAGTCGTCCCCCAAAAAAACCATATGGTTATTGTATCTCATTATCAAATTGAAGAAAAGCTTGGTGTTTTTCATACGGAGTGCAGAGAAGCATATTTGCCCAATATGTGAAGATGACTTGTACACAATCGGGAGTCGGAGGCGCGTCGGGCGAAAGCCAACCGGCGATCAGATCACCTACATAATTCGTCGTTTGCGTTGCAAAGGTTGCGAGCGGATTCATCATGAATTACCGGATTTGCTCGTCCCTTACAAACGTTATGAAACCGAATGCCTCGAATCAGTTGTGTCTAATAGACAGGCTCCAGACGTAGCAGCAGATGAATCGACCTTGTACCGCTGGCGCGTTTGGTTCGGGAAGTGTTGGCAGTATTGGGTGAATTGTTTATTAACAATTGCGTCGCGTTCAGGAAATCCGGTGGAGGCATTGTCCGTACCTTCATCATCTGCACTCCAACGGATCGGACATTTTGTCGGACAAGGCGTCGGATGGCTGGCGAGAGTTGTCCGCCCCATCGTTCATTCTCAATTATGGGTACATACCCGTTTTGCCTTCTTGTCCGACATCCCTTGA
- a CDS encoding ACT domain-containing protein, translated as MNALTLKVLPELLSVVQVPVPETIPVWALEADGFLSITRTADELSVTIESRWVPESFEGKIEESWRGLQVAGTLDFSLTGILAGLTSPLAEAGISIFAISTYDTDYLLVKEAVLEAACDVLRQHGHVVE; from the coding sequence ATGAATGCATTAACCCTGAAAGTATTACCAGAACTTCTATCGGTTGTACAGGTGCCAGTGCCAGAAACAATTCCAGTGTGGGCTTTAGAAGCGGACGGTTTTCTGTCGATCACGCGGACGGCTGATGAGTTGTCGGTGACAATTGAGAGCCGATGGGTTCCAGAGTCATTTGAAGGTAAAATCGAAGAATCATGGCGCGGGTTGCAAGTTGCAGGCACACTTGATTTTTCACTGACTGGGATTCTCGCTGGATTGACCTCTCCACTCGCAGAGGCTGGTATCAGCATATTTGCAATTTCGACATATGACACTGATTACCTCCTTGTAAAAGAAGCGGTCCTTGAAGCGGCATGTGATGTGTTGCGCCAACATGGGCATGTAGTGGAATAG
- a CDS encoding putative holin-like toxin: MSTHEMISLMLQFGLFLVAALTLVVTIMKHMLDNQNKKK; the protein is encoded by the coding sequence ATGTCGACACATGAAATGATTTCGCTCATGCTCCAGTTTGGGTTGTTCCTCGTAGCAGCTTTGACTTTGGTAGTGACAATCATGAAACACATGTTAGACAATCAAAACAAAAAGAAATAG
- a CDS encoding DDE-type integrase/transposase/recombinase, with translation MNNEKKAEEVAAERMQLISPLVAEGIDPGKAKELKKAICEQTGLSERTLRRYLSAYRTDGFAGLRPQGMGKRRSAEAITPYLLEQAILLRREVPSRSVAQIIQILEWEGLAKPGEIKRSTLQEKLMERGYSTRHMRLYSTAGLAARRFQHKQRNRLWQSDIKFGPYLPIGEGGANKQVYLVAFIDDATRYVLHAAFYPTLDQTIVEDCFRYAIQTSGVPESVYFDNGKQFRTKSMTRTCAKLGIRLRFTRPYAAESKGKIERFNRVIDSFLAEVMLEKPQTLDQLNELFQVWLTECYQTKPHSALDDSSSPQVAFRSDSTPLRLVEESIIADAFLHSESRKVDKAGCISFMGKKYEVGLPFIGHRVEVVYDPRDISTITIEYGNHTPWQAKELTIGEWAGQRPSLPSTIETVSANGSRLLVAAEKKNQVRKERQTRAVSFRKMREEAQPDV, from the coding sequence ATGAATAACGAAAAAAAGGCGGAAGAAGTCGCCGCAGAGCGCATGCAACTGATCTCTCCGCTAGTAGCCGAAGGGATTGACCCTGGCAAAGCCAAGGAACTGAAGAAAGCCATTTGTGAACAGACGGGCTTATCCGAGCGAACTCTTCGACGCTATTTGTCTGCCTATCGAACCGACGGCTTCGCTGGACTTCGACCTCAAGGAATGGGAAAGCGGCGATCAGCCGAAGCGATCACTCCTTATCTGCTAGAGCAAGCGATTCTGCTTCGTCGAGAAGTACCAAGTCGCAGTGTCGCGCAAATCATTCAGATACTCGAATGGGAAGGTTTGGCCAAGCCCGGTGAGATTAAGCGTAGCACGTTGCAAGAGAAATTGATGGAGCGCGGCTACAGCACTCGCCATATGCGACTTTACTCAACCGCCGGCCTTGCGGCCAGACGCTTTCAACACAAACAGCGCAACCGCTTGTGGCAAAGCGATATCAAGTTCGGGCCCTATCTACCGATTGGTGAAGGCGGAGCTAACAAGCAGGTGTACCTCGTTGCATTCATCGACGATGCGACACGTTATGTGTTACATGCCGCATTCTATCCGACACTCGATCAAACGATTGTGGAAGACTGTTTCCGTTACGCAATCCAAACAAGTGGCGTTCCTGAATCTGTCTACTTTGATAACGGCAAGCAATTTCGAACCAAAAGCATGACTCGCACATGCGCCAAACTAGGTATTCGCCTTCGCTTTACGAGACCATATGCAGCCGAATCCAAGGGGAAGATCGAGCGTTTCAACCGAGTCATAGACAGTTTCCTTGCGGAAGTGATGTTGGAAAAGCCGCAAACACTCGACCAACTCAATGAATTGTTTCAAGTTTGGCTCACCGAATGTTACCAGACCAAGCCCCACTCCGCACTTGATGACAGTTCAAGCCCTCAGGTAGCGTTCCGTAGCGACTCGACACCGCTCCGACTCGTCGAAGAATCAATTATCGCGGATGCGTTCCTACACAGCGAATCCCGAAAAGTGGACAAGGCTGGTTGTATCAGCTTTATGGGTAAAAAATACGAGGTTGGGCTCCCGTTCATCGGGCATAGAGTGGAAGTCGTCTACGACCCGCGTGACATCTCAACAATTACCATTGAATATGGCAATCACACGCCGTGGCAGGCGAAAGAGCTGACCATCGGTGAATGGGCAGGACAACGCCCCTCGTTGCCATCGACAATTGAAACAGTTTCAGCAAATGGTTCGCGGTTATTGGTCGCTGCAGAGAAGAAGAATCAAGTTCGAAAAGAACGTCAGACACGCGCTGTCTCGTTCCGTAAGATGCGGGAGGAGGCACAGCCGGATGTTTGA
- a CDS encoding CxxH/CxxC protein — protein MYVVCKEHVEMALDDFVEEFEGQAPDVHKLDDLSFTAWQAPAKCEYCEQHPKYLIV, from the coding sequence ATGTACGTCGTTTGCAAAGAGCACGTCGAAATGGCACTTGACGATTTCGTAGAAGAATTTGAAGGCCAAGCACCGGACGTCCACAAACTGGACGACCTTTCCTTCACCGCGTGGCAAGCTCCGGCCAAGTGTGAATACTGCGAGCAACACCCTAAGTACCTGATCGTCTAA
- the rlmH gene encoding 23S rRNA (pseudouridine(1915)-N(3))-methyltransferase RlmH, which yields MNINLLAVGKLKEKYWTGAVDEYAKRLSSYCKVHVVEVPDEPTPDNASAAQEEMIKKKEADKLLAKVGERDYVIALAIEGKGLTSEDFAAHLDKMALQGYSTFTFIIGGSLGLHEDVLKRANYKLSFSKFTFPHQMVRVILLEQVYRAFRIQRGEPYHK from the coding sequence ATGAACATCAATCTGCTTGCTGTCGGCAAGCTTAAAGAAAAATATTGGACGGGAGCCGTTGACGAGTATGCGAAGCGGCTCTCTTCGTATTGTAAAGTGCATGTTGTTGAAGTGCCTGACGAGCCGACGCCAGATAACGCGTCGGCGGCGCAGGAAGAGATGATCAAGAAAAAGGAAGCGGATAAGCTGCTGGCAAAGGTAGGGGAGCGCGATTATGTGATCGCGCTGGCGATCGAGGGGAAGGGTCTTACCTCGGAGGACTTTGCTGCACATTTGGACAAGATGGCCTTGCAGGGGTACAGCACGTTTACGTTTATCATCGGTGGCTCGCTTGGGCTGCATGAGGATGTGCTGAAGCGGGCGAACTATAAGCTGTCGTTTTCGAAGTTTACGTTCCCGCACCAGATGGTGCGGGTGATTTTGCTCGAGCAAGTGTACCGGGCGTTTCGGATTCAGCGGGGGGAACCGTATCATAAGTGA